In Amia ocellicauda isolate fAmiCal2 chromosome 7, fAmiCal2.hap1, whole genome shotgun sequence, one genomic interval encodes:
- the LOC136753802 gene encoding adhesion G protein-coupled receptor L1-like, with the protein MLISALSRSAMPFGLMRRELACEGYPIELRCPGSDVIMIETANYGRTDDKICDADPFQMENVQCYLPDAFKIMSQRCNNRTQCVVIAGSDVFPDPCPGTYKYLEIQYECVPYSE; encoded by the exons ATGTTGATATCCG CTCTGAGCCGCTCTGCGATGCCGTTCGGGCTGATGCGGAGGGAGCTGGCCTGCGAGGGCTACCCCATCGAGCTGCGCTGCCCGGGCAGTGACGTCATCATGATCGAAACGGCCAACTACGGCCGAACCGACGACAAGATCTGCGACGCCGACCCCTTCCAGATGGAGAACGTGCAGTGCTACCTGCCCGATGCCTTCAAGATCATGTCCCAGAG aTGCAACAACAGGACGCAATGTGTGGTGATAGCAGGCTCTGACGTCTTTCCGGACCCTTGCCCCGGCACCTACAAATACCTAGAGATCCAGTATGAGTGCGTCCCCTACAGTGAGTAA